The following are encoded together in the Fusarium keratoplasticum isolate Fu6.1 chromosome 1, whole genome shotgun sequence genome:
- a CDS encoding PKS-ER domain-containing protein, which translates to MRAVRIQSSKGQEPYSASNPAPSSALVLERDVPVPDLKPGQVLVRVHATTVTRDELTWPESYHHELRIPGYDFSGVVEKVYEGVRFKPGDEVYAMVSTKRGSTWAEYAMAEGDELALKPKNLSWAESVTVPLSALTAWQALFVQAGVPEPDFDAAAKIPTGRTLLVTGSSGAVGSYIVQLAVYAGLQVVAASSSTERNDEFLRSLGAHEVVEYDELSIVKRSFDIVIDTVGGKPLAQAWDLVTDAGSLISVDSSSFNFAKTPPAGKEHVKAVFFIVEPSGQQLSKLAKALEMGYVRPFLAETFTLAEAREAYERASGRMDKRGKVVLKL; encoded by the coding sequence ATGCGAGCCGTGAGGATCCAGTCTTCTAAGGGTCAAGAGCCCTACTCTGCGAGCAACCCGGCGCCTTCTTCTGCGCTGGTGCTTGAACGAGATGTTCCCGTTCCCGATTTGAAGCCTGGGCAGGTCCTCGTTCGCGTCCATGCTACGACCGTGACTCGCGACGAGTTGACTTGGCCTGAGTCATACCATCATGAGCTTCGGATTCCCGGGTACGATTTCTCCGGTGTTGTCGAGAAGGTTTATGAAGGGGTGAGGTTTAAGCCTGGAGATGAGGTGTATGCTATGGTTAGCACCAAAAGAGGTTCGACTTGGGCTGAGTATGCGATGGCGGAAGGGGATGAGTTGGCTTTGAAGCCGAAGAACTTGTCTTGGGCTGAGAGCGTCACGGTTCCTCTTAGTGCCTTGACGGCGTGGCAGGCTTTGTTTGTCCAAGCGGGCGTGCCGGAGCCAGACTTTGACGCGGCTGCAAAGATACCAACTGGTCGGACTCTACTCGTGACGGGATCGTCGGGCGCAGTTGGCTCGTACATTGTGCAGCTTGCCGTCTATGCTGGCCTACAAGTCGTCGCCGCGTCGAGTTCTACGGAGCGAAACGACGAGTTTCTTCGATCGCTGGGAGCCCACGAAGTTGTCGAGTATGACGAATTGAGCATCGTCAAGCGCTCCTTTGACATTGTCATTGACACCGTCGGCGGGAAACCACTAGCTCAAGCTTGGGACCTTGTCACAGACGCTGGGAGTCTCATCTCGGTGGACTCGAGCAGCTTCAATTTTGCCAAGACGCCACCGGCTGGAAAGGAGCACGTCAAGGCTGTATTTTTCATCGTCGAGCCTTCTGGGCAGCAGCTGAGCAAACTTGCAAAGGCGTTGGAAATGGGGTATGTGCGACCTTTTTTGGCAGAGACTTTTACTCTTGCTGAGGCGAGGGAGGCGTATGAGAGGGCGAGTGGGAGGATGGATAAGAGGGGAAAGGTTGTGTTGAAGTTGTGA
- a CDS encoding MFS domain-containing protein, with amino-acid sequence MADTKMQDIEVDKKPAIIENDDVEADLKAGTISDLDEAEIFLRDHGIAHSRLHELMSDENALKKLRRKVDWTLMPLLCGTYLLQYIDKQALGYSAVFDLFTSTGMTSDQYSWMASIFYLAYLVAEWPASYLAQRLPTGTVVSSFVITWGTILCLTAACQNFAGLAACRFLLGTFEAVITPAFMLIVSQWFRGESQPSRAGLFYCFNGVGSMFGGILFYGVGQAKGWDVWRIIYVLCGGLTICWGILLFFFLPNNILTAKRFTVEERAMLIAQSARNRTGVFNRKIKWNQIKEVFCDSQIWLLFFFTLLNEVINGGIANFSKLIVKGFTKDPLLTTAYGIPYGACMVVFDFVGPYLASRFKNVRTIVMIVWLMPTLVAVTLFWQLPRTNKGGLLAGYYICASFVGALVVALQMPASNVGGYTKRTTATAFVFLAYCIGNIIGPHGFLGSEAPIYQTGCKLIIGCVAGQVLIALILRYVLIRRNKLRDAQGPVIEDENAALQDLTDFENPNFRYAY; translated from the exons ATGGCCGACACAAAGATGCAAGACATCGAGGTCGACAAGAAACCCGCCATCATCGAAAACGATGACGTCGAGGCAGATCTCAAAGCCGGCACCATCTCAGATCTTGATGAAGCAGAGATCTTCCTCAGAGACCATGGAATCGCCCACTCGCGCCTCCATGAGCTCATGTCGGATGAGAacgccctcaagaagctccgcCGAAAGGTCGACTGGACTCTGATGCCTCTCCTCTGCGGCACCTACCTCCTCCAGTACATCGACAAGCAGGCTCTTGGCTACTCTGCCGTCTTTGACCTTTTCACGTCTACCGGCATGACCAGTGATCAGTACAGCTGGATGGCTTCCATCTTCTACTTAGCATACCTCGTCGCAGAGTGGCCCGCCTCCTATCTTGCCCAGCGTCTCCCCACCGGCACGGTGGTCAGCTCCTTCGTCATCACCTGGGGCACCATCCTCTGCCTCACAGCAGCCTGCCAAAACTTTGCCGGCCTCGCAGCTTGCCGTTTCCTCCTCGGTACCTTTGAAGCCGTCATCACCCCAGCCTTCATGCTCATCGTCTCCCAATGGTTCCGCGGCGAGTCTCAGCCTTCGCGAGCCGGTCTCTTCTACTGCTTCAACGGCGTGGGCAGCATGTTTGGCGGCATCCTCTTCTACGGAGtcggccaagccaagggcTGGGACGTCTGGCGCATCATCTACGTTCTCTGCGGCGGTCTGACCATCTGCTGGggtatcctcctcttcttcttcctccccaaCAACATCCTCACAGCCAAGAGGTTCACAGTTGAGGAGCGAGCCATGCTCATCGCCCAGAGCGCGCGTAACCGCACCGGTGTCTTCAACCGCAAGATCAAGTGGAACCAGATCAAGGAAGTTTTCTGCGACTCTCAGATCTggctgctcttcttctttacTCTTCTCAACGAGGTCATCAACGGTGGAATTGCCAACTTTtccaagctcatcgtcaagggctTCACCAAGGACCCTCTTCTGACCACCGCGTACGGTATTCCCTATGGTGCCTGCATGGTTGTCTTTGACTTTGTGGGTCCCTACCTTGCCTCGCGCTTCAAGAATGTCCGAACTATTGTCATGATTGTGTGGTTGATGCCCACTCTTGTCGCTGTGACTCTGTTCTGGCAGCTTCCCCGAACCAACAAGGGAGGTCTTCTTGCTGGCTACTACATT TGCGCTTCTTTCGTCGGTGCCCTTGTCGTCGCCCTTCAAATGCCCGCCTCCAACGTCGGCGGTTATACCAAGCGAACCACCGCCACAGCCTTTGTCTTCCTT GCCTACTGTATCGGCAACATCATCGGCCCTCACGGCTTCCTCGGCTCCGAAGCCCCCATCTACCAGACCGGCtgcaagctcatcatcggcTGTGTCGCCGGCCAagtcctcatcgccctcatccTCCGCTACGTGCTCATCCGAAGGAACAAGCTCCGAGATGCCCAGGGCCCAGtcatcgaggatgagaatGCTGCTCTTCAGGATCTCACAGACTTTGAGAACCCCAACTTCCGATACGCTTATTAG
- a CDS encoding putative transporter MCH1 has product MPPPASDDVARPRDSDQISTRSSSYASDTESDDGRGHRTRMRKAKQAIRLISFISANICALCSGSIVVFSLYAPLLQSRLHYTQFQVNAVAIAGSLALYLPISIVGYICDRVGLAPLALTGGVLFGGGYGIAAGVYRKLDLQYRGHGGPRPDGDWSLPLMMFAFVCIGIATCALYMAAVSSCAKNFGKGRYRGLALATPITCFGLSPMWLSQAGSRLFTETRPDGSKGDLDVFRFFLFLAVLLFVMGIMGTFTLRVVDEEDLIDEAIEELEQSGLLDGSSLLGRTSSYGGVSAQGDDLENSSLLDPTKDDKKWKKNWVLNAETRQFLADRTMWPFALAFLLMVGPGEAFINNLGTIIGTLTPPMSEGLGHHTSAATHVSIFGVTNTLARIFIGTLTDLLAPSPQTQHVQVRHARSAVSDRFAISRVAFMAFFAAVLSFGLLVLASGFVQNHSERFWLVSGMVGAGYGAIFSLTPLIVTIIWGVENFATNFGIIGMLPALGSTFWGLVYSAVYQDGANHPGDEPGDGEGDLFCYGQRCYAGTYWAETITVWIGIGLLLWAWKGRQGWVQRGIVI; this is encoded by the coding sequence atgcctcctccagcttcgGACGACGTCGCGCGTCCCCGCGATAGCGACCAGATATCGACGCGCAGCTCCAGTTATGCCTCTGATACGGAATCGGACGACGGGCGCGGCCATCGGACACGGATGCGCAAGGCGAAGCAGGCTATTCGCTTGATttccttcatctcggccaaCATTTGCGCTCTCTGTAGCGGCTCCATCGTCGTATTTTCGCTGTATGCGCCGCTCTTGCAATCGCGACTGCACTACACCCAGTTCCAGGTCaacgccgtcgccatcgccggttCCCTCGCCCTTTACCTCCCCATCTCGATCGTCGGATACATATGCGACCGCGTCGGCCTCGCGCCTCTGGCCCTCACGGGAGGAGTCCTCTTTGGCGGGGGATACGGCATCGCTGCGGGCGTGTACAGGAAGCTGGATCTTCAGTACCGCGGCCATGGTGGGCCTCGGCCGGATGGGGACTGGTCGCTCCCGCTCATGATGTTTGCCTTTGTCTGCATCGGCATCGCGACCTGCGCGCTGTATATGGCCGCTGTATCGTCTTGCGCAAAGAACTTTGGAAAGGGTCGATACAGAGGTTTGGCGCTCGCCACGCCCATTACTTGCTTTGGGTTGAGTCCCATGTGGCTGAGTCAAGCGGGGAGTCGTCTGTTCACTGAAACGCGACCAGATGGCTCCAAGGGAGACTTGGATGTATTCCGGTTCTTCCTGTTCCTCGCGGTTCTGCTGTTTGTTATGGGCATCATGGGGACGTTTACGCTACGGGTggtggacgaggaagacctcatcgacgaggctatcgaggagctggagcagagCGGTCTGCTTGACGGGAGCTCGCTGCTTGGCCGGACCAGCAGCTACGGGGGCGTGAGTGCACAGGGCGATGATCTGGAGAACTCGTCGCTGCTAGATCCgaccaaggacgacaagaagTGGAAGAAGAACTGGGTTCTCAACGCCGAGACGCGACAGTTTCTCGCTGATAGGACGATGTGGCCATTTGCTTTGGCGTTCCTGTTGATGGTAGGTCCGGGCGAGGCCTTCATCAACAATCTAGGTACCATCATCGGCACTCTGACGCCACCAATGTCGGAAGGGCTTGGACATCACACGTCGGCGGCCACTCATGTTTCCATCTTTGGTGTTACAAACACTCTTGCGAGGATTTTCATCGGCACCTTGACGGATCTGTTGGCACCTTCGCCCCAGACTCAGCATGTACAGGTCAGACACGCTCGTTCGGCTGTCAGCGATCGCTTCGCCATCTCCCGCGTTGCATTCATGGCATTCTTTGCCGCTGTCTTGTCGTTTggtctcctcgtcctggcGTCGGGTTTCGTTCAGAACCACTCTGAGCGTTTCTGGCTCGTCTCGGGAATGGTTGGTGCTGGCTATGGCGCCATCTTCAGTCTCACGCCCTTGATTGTCACCATCATCTGGGGTGTCGAGAACTTTGCCACCAACTTTGGCATAATCGGCATGTTGCCTGCCCTTGGCTCGACTTTCTGGGGCCTCGTGTACTCAGCCGTGTACCAGGATGGTGCCAACCATCCTGGGGATGAGCCCGGTGATGGGGAGGGTGATCTCTTCTGCTACGGACAGCGATGTTATGCCGGAACGTACTGGGCAGAGACTATTACAGTCTGGATTGGCATTGGACTTCTTCTCTGGGCGTGGAAGGGAAGACAGGGATGGGTACAGCGTGGTATTGTGATTTAG
- a CDS encoding F-box domain-containing protein, with the protein MQITTDQPVQKALASPSHDRTKKQAIDNFLADLSPWDILYLRGRIRDATIVLSGLQDLPPELICLILSYLSVQDFRACRLVCRAWATAWTQDSVLARACRNFFPGLLETYPTTPGRQLFSMAGKKRKKWQRPFSKYTWMRWNQGLSSIFRESTPPSQLGPVPVDSWYPSLYAKEKLAWQPRLDRVIVDDLRTRERHRFLPPGGAMSGTQFRLVCISDQLLVMREANQPNRKIFIANLTTKEWKTISLPGPFATAHTEAKTVGIGTSTGQIVVFTWGGKTTQLDLTKVQTCPPGSERLFGGVANVLPHPTQDNVVFGVWACSRKISSEYTNRICKQTLNKADFKQISFVVIKFEDGQPVWWATEDIPNPRRHANRDCNQESYLGLSFACRKSDNCGSFALGIYRSQNQIQTLPSICYGCLPATRVGDWGAVSFNALTQTFKHYEYRSSRPDLLWIGSPQPHLTAGRELLFVDAHLWNEDLLLAASTADGNMRIDLHLQTIHPVGSGFSGEPHWAPIRLRDSVHAARTMIFQDDDFVVVPTIGGVVMFEPSDSPSEGRPADGFVDSLDTPQPLDRWKSETLILIKDDPVPESPSARASLLRLVSNQ; encoded by the exons ATGCAGATCACTACCGACCAGCCTGTACAAAAGGCTCTGGCTTCGCCAAGTCACGATCGCACCAAGAAACAGGCCATCGACAACTTCCTAGCGGATCTGTCGCCTTGGGATATCCTGTACCTGCGGGGCCGAATCCGTGACGCAACCATCGTGCTCTCAGGTCTGCAAGATCTACCCCCGGAGCTCATCTGCCTTATTCTTTCATATCTAAGCGTCCAGGACTTTCGGGCTTGCAGATTGGTCTGCAGAGCATGGGCAACGGCGTGGACGCAGGACTCGGTCTTGGCGCGAGCATGCCGCAACTTCTTCCCCGGTCTCTTGGAGACGTACCCGACAACGCCTGGCAGGCAGCTCTTTTCTATGGCAGGTAAGAAGCGAAAGAAGTGGCAGCGACCATTTTCCAAGTACACATGGATGCGGTGGAACCAGGGCCTTAGTAGCATCTTTCGCGAGTCAACTCCGCCGTCGCAGCTTGGCCCGGTACCCGTCGATTCGTGGTATCCTTCGCTCTATGCGAAAGAGAAGCTCGCTTGGCAGCCCAGGTTGGATAGGGTTATTGTTGATGACCTTCGGACTAGAGAAAGACATAGGTTTCTTCCTCCTGGAGGTGCCATGTCGGGCACTCAATTCCGACTTGTGTGCATCAGTGATCAACTTCTTGTGATGAGAGAAGCCAACCAGCCCAACCGAAAGAT ATTTATTGCCAACCTAACTACGAAAGAGTGGAAGACCATCTCATTGCCAGGTCCATTTGCTACAGCGCATacagaggccaagactgtCGGCATTGGGACATCAACCGGGCAGATAGTAGTCTTTACTTGGGGTGGTAAAACGACACAGCTCGATCTCACAAAGGTTCAGACTTGCCCACCCGGGTCGGAGCGTTTATTTGGAGGCGTAGCCAATGTCTTGCCGCATCCGACGCAAGACAATGTGGTGTTTGGGGTTTGGGCATGCTCCCGCAAGATCTCAAGTGAGTACACAAACCGCATCTGCAAGCAGACACTGAATAAAGCAGACTTTAAACAGATCAGCTTTGTTGTGATCAAATTCGAAGACGGCCAGCCAGTGTGGTGGGCGACAGAAGACATTCCAAACCCCAGACGACACGCCAACAGAGACTGCAACCAAGAGAGCTATCTCGGATTGTCGTTTGCGTGCAGAAAGTCGGACAACTGCGGATCTTTTGCTCTGGGCATCTATCGAAGCCAAAACCAGATTCAAACATTGCCTAGTATTTGCTATGGATGCTTGCCGGCGACAAGAGTTGGCGATTGGGGTGCTGTCTCTTTCAACGCCTTGACGCAGACCTTTAAACACTACGAATATAGATCCTCACGGCCCGACCTTCTCTGGATTGGAAGCCCTCAGCCTCATTTGACAGCGGGAAGGGAACTGTTATTTGTGGATGCACACCTCTGGAATGAAGACTTGCTGCTGGCAGCATCCACGGCCGACGGAAACATGCGCATCGACCTCCACCTGCAAACGATACATCCTGTCGGAAGCGGCTTTTCGGGTGAACCACACTGGGCGCCGATTCGACTTCGAGACTCGGTGCATGCCGCGAGGACGATGATATTTCAGGATGACGACTTTGTGGTAGTACCCACCATCGGAGGCGTCGTCATGTTTGAACCGTCTGACTCGCCGTCGGAGGGGAGGCCGGCGGATGGTTTTGTCGACTCACTGGATACGCCTCAGCCGCTGGACCGTTGGAAGTCGGAGACGTTGATCTTGATAAAGGATGATCCTGTGCCTGAGAGTCCATCCGCGAGGGCCTCCTTGCTTCGGCTTGTCAGCAATCAATAA